The sequence below is a genomic window from Lathyrus oleraceus cultivar Zhongwan6 unplaced genomic scaffold, CAAS_Psat_ZW6_1.0 chrUn1211, whole genome shotgun sequence.
AAAACAGGCACAGGTCAACTAAATGGTATTCCTTTAGCACTAGCTGTTATGGATTCTGAGTTTATAGCGGGTAGTATGGGATGCGTAGTGGGTGAGAAAATAACTCGGTTGATCGTCGGAATTATGACCTACCAATCTACTTTTACCTCTTATTATAGTATGTGCGTCCGGAGGAGCGCGTATGCAAGAAGGAAGTTTGAGCTTAATGCAAATGGCTAAAATTTCTTCTGCTTTATATAATTATCAAATCAATCAAAAGTTATTCTATGTAGCGATACTTACATCTCCGACTACTGGTGGGGTAACAGCTAGTTTTGGGATGTTGGGGGATATCATTATTGCCGAACCTAATGCAACCATTGCATTTGCGGGTAAAAGAGTAATTGAACAATTGTTGAATAAGGAAGTGCCTGAAGGTTCCCAATCGGCTGACCTTTTATTCGACAGGGGCTTATTGGATGCAGTCGTACCACGTCATCTTTTAAAGGAGTTTTTAACTGAGTTATTTCAGTTCCATGGTTTCGTTCCTTTGACTTAAAATTGGACTGAAAATGAAAACTAATGCAGACATTTATTTATGTTTTTCAAATTTGGTGACGAGATCCAATCCGAGTAGATAAGAGGCTATGGCTATGatacaaaaataaaattagaaCACACAAGAGTAAAGTAATAAGataagaataaaaaataataggTATAAAGAAAATATGAAATTGAGGTATCCCATTTTATGATAAACTTACCATCCCTTTTTGTTCCTTTAGTAGGCCTACTATTTCCGGCAGTTGCAATGGCTTCTTTATTTCTTCATGTTGAGAAAAGACTTTTATTTTCCACAAAAAAAATCAACTAAATATATGAAAAAGATAACTCAGAATATTCGAAGGATTActataatatataatatatatagtAGTCCAATTTTTGTACGATGGGACTGTAGAGGGTATTATAGTAACTGTTTTATCGCTTGTTTTTGCTAGAAAATTAATTTGTTGGGCAGAAGGTCTTCCTGCATATCGTTTAGAAGACTCATGGATTGCCTTTGTAGCAGGGTCCCAAAACAGTTTCACTATTTTGTGTGGTTCTTTCAAATTTTTACATTCATTTGGGAGGAAGTTTTTCGCTTACATTCAGATGAAGTTGTCCAGTGTGCCACGAGAAGAAAGGGTCAGGCTGCTTTTGTATGCAATTGTAAAGATCTTTCTAACGTTATATCGAATGAGATTTAGTTGTCGTTCCGGCTTTTCTGGAAGAGATCGTTGTATTATTCCCAGAGTTCCTATGAACGCTAGTCAGTGCCTCATACAAAAAACTAACCCAGATAGTAATGATGTCCTTGTCCTTTCTATGAAAACCAGAGAAAGAGAAAAGGGGACCATTCCCTTGAGTTCTATTAATGCTAGTCCTCCACGCAACCGTCTAAAAAAAGTGTGGAGTTGCCCAGATTATTGAGTGGACGAATAGAAAATGTTCCACCGAAGGACGAATAAAAAAGCGAGAATAGTCTATAATATATCAATTtatatgaaaaaatgaaaaattgatATATTATAAGCTAAGCTGCTCTATTACTTGTATTTACTTGTAATAGAACTTATGGATTATTATTATATATACAGTTGAAAAATAAGATGAAACTGAGGACGAAAAATGGCAAAAAAGAAAGCATTCATTCCCCTTCTATGTCTTACATCTATAGTCTTTTTGCCCTGGTGCATCTCTTTTACATTTAAGAAAAGTCTGGAATCTTGGATTACTCATTGGTACAATACGAAAGAATCCGAAATTTTCTTGAATACTATTCAAGAAAAAAGTATTTTAAAGAAATTCCTAGAGTTCGAGGAACTGTTCCTCTTGGATGAAATGCTAAAGGAATATCCGGAAACACGTTTACAAAACCTTCGTATCGAAATCTACAAAGAGACCATCCAATTGATCCAGACGAACAACCAAGATCATATCCATACGATTTTGCATTTCTGTACAAATATAATATGTTTCCTTATTCTAAGTGTTTATTCTATTAGGGGTAATCAAGAACTCATTATTCTTAACTCTTGGGTTCAAGAATTTCTATATAATTTAAGTGACACAATCAAAGCTTTTTCTATTCTTTTCTTAATTGAGTTCTGTGTAGGATACCATTCGACTGGTGGTTGGGAACTAATGATTGGGTCTGTGTATAAAGATTTTGGATTTATTCCGAATGATCATATTATATCTTTTCTTGTTTCTATTTTGCCAGCCATTTTAGATACAATTTTTAAATACTGGATTTTCCGTTATTTAAATCGTGTATCTCCGTCGCTTGTATTGATTTATGATTCAATTCCATTCCAGGAATGACTGAAAAAACGACCCACTGATCCAATTCtaaaatttgtttttttttatataaaagCTAAACATTCCAAATTTCACTTATTCGTTTTACTCGTATTCTTCCTATAATATAGGAAGAATACGAGTAAATAGCAGAATCATGGATAGGGAACTGAGTAACCTACCTAATCTTATTGTAGAAATTTTCAGGATCAAGGATTGTACCATGCAAACTAGAAATGCTTTTTCTTGGATAAAGAAAGAGATTACTCGATCTATTTCCGTATTGCTCATGATCTATATAATAACTCGAGCACCCATTTCAAATGCATATCCCATTTTTGCCCAACAAGGTTATGAAAATCCTCGAGAAGCTACCGGCCGGATTGTATGTGCTAATTGCCATTTAGCTAATAAGCCCGTAGATATTGAGGTTCCACAAGCGGTACTTCCCGATACTGTATTTGAAGCAGTTGTTCGAATTCCTTATGATATGCAAGTGAAACAAGTTCTTGCTAATGGGAAAAAGGGGGCTTTGAATGTAGGAGCTGTTCTTATTTTACCAGAGGGTTTTGAATTGGCCCCTCCTCATCGTCTTTCGCCCCAGATTAAAGAAAAGATAGGTAATTTGTCTTTTCAAAGCTATCGTCCCACAAAAAAAAATATTCTTGTCATAGGCCCCGTTCCTGGGAAAAAATATAGTGAAATTACCTTTCCTATTCTTTCTCCGGATCCTGCTACTAAGAGAGATGTTTACTTCTTAAAATATCCTCTATACGTAGGCGGGAACAGGGGAAGGGGTCAGATTTATCCCGACGGAAGCAAGAGTAATAATAATGTTTCTAATGCTACAGCAACAGGTGTAGTAAACAAAATAATACGAAAAGAAAAAGGTGGATATGAAATAACGATAGTAGATGCATCAGATGGACGTGAAGTGATTGATATTATACCGCCAGGACCAGAACTTCTTGTTTCAGAGGGTGAATCTATCAAACTTGATCAACCATTAACGAGTAATCCTAATGTGGGTGGATTTGGTCAGGGGGATGCAGAAATAGTGCTTCAAGATCCATTACGTGTCCAAGGTCTCTTGCTCTTCTTGGCATCTATTATTTTGGCACAAATCTTTTTGGTTCTTAAAAAGAAACAATTTGAGAAGGTTCAATTGTCCGAAATGAATTTTTAGGAATGTGAATTTATCAACATATTAAGCTGGTAAAAAGAACTCCATTTTTATTGATAAATTCTGTAAAGACCATTGGTTCTTTCTAGTTTTTTTATACTATATTTAGAGAATTCCTTGTACCGTACAATTAGTCAGTTATAGTATGTATATTGTGAAGAAGACTATAGAATTAATTCGAACCATATGATTATGTCGCTGTTTTCAGATTTTCATGTTCTAGAATAGAAATCTTCGAATTTCTATTGTAATAGAATTAACTCGATACTAAACCTAAAAAATAGGTAGGTACAGAATATTAAGTAAAGTAGAAATAGAAAAGCGGAAAACAGGATTCTAGGATGGATAAGTTGTCTTTTCCTAGAGTCCGATTCCTTATTGTTTATGTCGAAATAGATACGTAGTGAAGGAATGGACAAAAAAAAAAGAGCGGGAATTGAATTCACCAAATACAAGTTTCTTAATTaacttcaaaaaaaaaaaaacaattgaATCATGAGTCTATATTAGAAATATATTTCTAGTAAGATTCCGTTTTCATTCAGATCCTAAAAACAGGATCTGGAATTTTTTGAAACATAGAATAAAGTTATCTATTGACTGACTTACAAAAATATTCTGATTATGAAGAACTCAACGGGACCCACTCGAATTCATCAAAGAAAGAGTGGATCCCTGTTGAGTTCTTATGCTTTCATTTCGAAAACGAAATTCATGCGATTATTACAGGGATGATCCCAATCCGGAATATGAACCATAAAAGAAAATACCAATTAAACCGATCACAACAATACCAGCTACAGTACCTATTATCCAAAGAGGAATTCTTCCAGTAGTATTGGCCATTTATCCCACTTTCCTCCACATTTGATCAAGTAGTCAGTCATACTAGAGACCTAAACAGTCATACATAATTATGAAATGATATCCTTCCGAATAGGATAAGAGAATTCCTAATATATATATACTATTCTCTTTTCTTCtattaattgattaattaattgAAGAAATAATTTGAGAATAAACAGCAAGTACAAAAATGAGTAATAAACCCCAGTAGAGACTGGTACGATTCAATTCAACATTttctgctatggctttctctgctacgagatctatccaattcaaggccttccacagtccaattttcacaataattgttcatatcatctaacacgaatcatccctattcgatttcacaaaaatctaacatttttacatctaattcctacgaatcctctcaatcataacccaatttcgttcatccaatatttcacactttcatcataatcatccaattcagagatcaatcaatggtttatcactacccatgacattatatcccataatacccatttaaacgatgataaaccccccttacctgagttaatccggcaaatctctgagctccaagctttttccttctcaacccttgttctctggctttctttgcccttttccacttttgCTCCTTTTCCctttcacgtgaaaataactctttttacaAATGGAACcttttactgatttctacttttattccaataataacaaataatccaataataataatcccaataatattccaataattattattccaataataataataattccaattatttaattaaattataaatatattattaactcaatttaaataattatcttattttatcggggtgttacaaaaagcgctctctaaaccttaaaagtttccactttagagggcgctttccagtaaaagcgccctctaaaccattaaaagtttccactttagagggcgctttctttaaaaagcgctctaaagtggcccttaagggct
It includes:
- the LOC127115133 gene encoding cytochrome f, with translation MDRELSNLPNLIVEIFRIKDCTMQTRNAFSWIKKEITRSISVLLMIYIITRAPISNAYPIFAQQGYENPREATGRIVCANCHLANKPVDIEVPQAVLPDTVFEAVVRIPYDMQVKQVLANGKKGALNVGAVLILPEGFELAPPHRLSPQIKEKIGNLSFQSYRPTKKNILVIGPVPGKKYSEITFPILSPDPATKRDVYFLKYPLYVGGNRGRGQIYPDGSKSNNNVSNATATGVVNKIIRKEKGGYEITIVDASDGREVIDIIPPGPELLVSEGESIKLDQPLTSNPNVGGFGQGDAEIVLQDPLRVQGLLLFLASIILAQIFLVLKKKQFEKVQLSEMNF
- the LOC127115134 gene encoding chloroplast envelope membrane protein, coding for MAKKKAFIPLLCLTSIVFLPWCISFTFKKSLESWITHWYNTKESEIFLNTIQEKSILKKFLEFEELFLLDEMLKEYPETRLQNLRIEIYKETIQLIQTNNQDHIHTILHFCTNIICFLILSVYSIRGNQELIILNSWVQEFLYNLSDTIKAFSILFLIEFCVGYHSTGGWELMIGSVYKDFGFIPNDHIISFLVSILPAILDTIFKYWIFRYLNRVSPSLVLIYDSIPFQE